TGATGAAGAGTTTCTAGATAAAGCAGATATTGATAATAAATTAGATAATTACCTTCCAAAATGGCTTAAATATCGTACAGAGGATTTTATTTATAATGATCGAGCGAACAAAGAGGTTCGGAATAAAAAATTTCAAGTGCTAATTATCGAATATGATCCAAAATATGTGCCTTATACATCTATTGTAAGTAGAGGAGAGCTACGCTACGGTGCAATTTATGTTAGACAAGGAACAAAGTCAATCGAAGCTTCTAATGAAAAGCTAGTAGAAATGATATTACGAAAAGTTCAATCAGGTGGATCTTCAGCTGCAGAACTAAGTTTACAGGAGCATCTAATGCAATTGCGTTTATTATATTACGAACAGAATAAAGTTGTAGAAGACGATTATAGTCGTTTTATAAAAAGGGCAATCAAGGAGAAGCAACGGAGAATAGAAGAAATCCTTGATATTCATTCTGTTAATGATGATCAGTTACATTGATTATTGTTGAAGATTAGTACGAAAAAAATAAGTTAGTTCAATAATGATCGGTTGTGTAGTTTATGTTGTATGTGGGGAAAGGGATGTTGTCTAGTCAGTGAACTTAGGGTTTGATAGTAAAGTGGATATTTTATAGAGAATGAATGCCCTTAGATTTCATTTAAATGTAGAAAAATTAGCTTAAGAGAATGTAATAGATTGAGTAAGTAGATTATTCATGAATTCATTCAAAAAGTTAGAGTAACCACATAAGTAAATCTATCAGTTATGTGAACTTGGAAAAAAGAGAATCGAAATCATGTTTTCATAACTTAGAATGATTCGCATAAGGAAATGTAATTGGATTGCAGAGCTTAGCACGTTATATAAAACTAAAAAAATTAGTAATTAATAGAAAAGAATCCTTAGTATGATGGGATGTGTTATCCATATATCAGTGGGGTTAATAGAAATCCCCACTGATATAAGCTTCATTTTATTTTAAAAGAAGAATAGTGATTAAAAGAAGCATCTTCGTATTGCTCAACACGACTGACATTCGAAAATGGGCTTCCACGTTTGATGGCGTTTATAAAGTCATCAATTTGCTCGTTTGAACCTTCGGCATCGATTTCTACGGTTCCGTCTGTTCTATTTTTTGCCCATCCATTGACGTTCCTCTTTAACGCTTCTAGTTGTGTATATATGCGAAATCCGACACCTTGAACTTTTCCATGAACAATTAGATGATATCTCTTCATCATAACACCCTTTCGTATCTTAATCTCAAAATATAGTCTTTTATTAGCTTAACTCGTTTAAATTAACCCTCTTTTGCCCATAATGTAAAAAAATACTTTATACATTGGGTGGAAGGAGAGAGCGATTATGGATGGTAAGAAAGCAGGCGTTCCTGATTATTTTGTTAAAGTTGGGAGTGGTGCTTATCTATCGAAATATGACCCCCGTTTTTTAGAGAAATATGTACGATTCTTCCCACATGACGGTGAGAAATTATATGAATATGCTCAACAGCTTGTCTCTCAGGGCAAACGTGATATGGCAAAATACTATTACGGTAGAGCAGCTAAAGAAGGGTATTTTGGTAGAGTAAGTACACCTAATAGTATTATTATAAAGAAGGAACAGGAAGAAACAAAGAAGCAAAAAGGTGTTACATTTTTATTGTGGATAAATTTTATATTGTTACTATTGATATTATTGTTTATAGGTCATTTATTTTATACAGAATTGCTGGATGGGAAAATGCATGCTGAACCAACTGTATCAATGACAAATGATAGAGCAGAGTATGACTTAATCGCAAATAGTGAAAGAGAGACTGGGAGATTTCCTTTAGCATTAATTGCGCTGAATGAAGCAATTGTAAATTATGAGGTGTATTATCATCAATATCCTAATTCAATCGATCAATTAACACAACCTTATCCAAATAATTGGATTAGTTCAATTCCTACTGGTGTAACATATATCGTTACAGAAGGTGGTTATGAGCTGTATTGGCAAGGGCAAGAAGTTTCAAAACTTTTGCCTCCAATACAGCTTCTTTATTATCAAGGTAGTAATATACTAGCATTGAATGTAGGCGGAGATTTTCTTGCTTCTTACCCTGTCGCTTCTGGTATAGAGCCATTACCTTTTGAATCAAGTCAAATCACCGAAAGGGTGGTTCAGCCAAATGGAGGTAAAGGAATACTTGGGACACGAGGCCTTGTTTTACATGAACAATACGCGATCCATGGAACGAATGACCCTTCTTCAATTGGGAAAAATGTAAGCTTGGGTTGCTTAAGGATGAGTAATGAACAAGTAGAGGCGTTGTACCCATATATACCGATTGGTACGCCATTAATAGTAAGAGATGAACCGTTTCATGAGATTGAGCCTTTCTTTAGTTCCTTACCTTTTCTTAATGTTATGGATCTTGAGCATGCACACGATACGATTTTTAGATGGCGTCAGTAAGTAATTTACGATAAAATGTGTAAAGTTTAGTTCGAATGAAAGGATGCAAATAGATGAAGGTTCTTATAACAGGAGTCGCTGGCTTTATTGGTTTTCATGTAGCGAGGAGATGTTTGCAAGAAGGCTATCAAGTTGTAGGAATAGATAATATGAATGACTATTATAATCCTAAATTGAAAAGAGAGCGATTGTCACAGCTTACGCATGAACAATTTTCTTTCTATCAAGGTGATTTAACGGATGTAGAGTTTGTGAACAATACTTTTGAGGAAGGAAGCCCAACACATGTACTTCATTTTGCTGCCCAAGCAGGAGTAAGGTATAGCTTAAAAGCACCTGCAACATACATTCAAAGTAATATTGTTGGGTTTTTTCATGTAATAGAAGCGAGTAAAGTGCAACAAGTTGAGCATTTTGTCTATGCTTCATCTAGCTCTGTATATGGAGCGAACCGAAATGCGCCATTTTCTGAACATACTAGTACCGAACATCCTGTTAATTTGTATGCAGCAACGAAGAAGAGCAATGAAATGATCGCACATAGTTATAGCCACTTGTTCCATTTACCAACGACAGGGTTACGTTTTTTTACAGTGTATGGACCGTGGGGAAGACCTGATATGGCACCACATTTATTCACTGATGCTATTATTGATGGAAAGACATTTGAAGTGTATGGTGAAGGGCAAGTATTACGAGATTTTACATATATTAATGATATTGTAGACGGGGTTATGATGGTGTTGAATAGTAAGTCGAAGAGCAATCAGAGCTGGAATGCATGTGATCCTGATCCAGCATCATCACATGCTCCTTATAACATCTATAACATTGGCAATAGCACCCCTGTAAAAGTGATTGATTTTATTGAGATGTTAGAGAG
The sequence above is a segment of the Bacillus solimangrovi genome. Coding sequences within it:
- a CDS encoding acylphosphatase; amino-acid sequence: MKRYHLIVHGKVQGVGFRIYTQLEALKRNVNGWAKNRTDGTVEIDAEGSNEQIDDFINAIKRGSPFSNVSRVEQYEDASFNHYSSFKIK
- a CDS encoding L,D-transpeptidase; amino-acid sequence: MDGKKAGVPDYFVKVGSGAYLSKYDPRFLEKYVRFFPHDGEKLYEYAQQLVSQGKRDMAKYYYGRAAKEGYFGRVSTPNSIIIKKEQEETKKQKGVTFLLWINFILLLLILLFIGHLFYTELLDGKMHAEPTVSMTNDRAEYDLIANSERETGRFPLALIALNEAIVNYEVYYHQYPNSIDQLTQPYPNNWISSIPTGVTYIVTEGGYELYWQGQEVSKLLPPIQLLYYQGSNILALNVGGDFLASYPVASGIEPLPFESSQITERVVQPNGGKGILGTRGLVLHEQYAIHGTNDPSSIGKNVSLGCLRMSNEQVEALYPYIPIGTPLIVRDEPFHEIEPFFSSLPFLNVMDLEHAHDTIFRWRQ
- a CDS encoding SDR family NAD(P)-dependent oxidoreductase, with the protein product MKVLITGVAGFIGFHVARRCLQEGYQVVGIDNMNDYYNPKLKRERLSQLTHEQFSFYQGDLTDVEFVNNTFEEGSPTHVLHFAAQAGVRYSLKAPATYIQSNIVGFFHVIEASKVQQVEHFVYASSSSVYGANRNAPFSEHTSTEHPVNLYAATKKSNEMIAHSYSHLFHLPTTGLRFFTVYGPWGRPDMAPHLFTDAIIDGKTFEVYGEGQVLRDFTYINDIVDGVMMVLNSKSKSNQSWNACDPDPASSHAPYNIYNIGNSTPVKVIDFIEMLERYIGKKANKDFKPLSKSEVQLTHADMTRFAKEFNFRPKTSLDEGVKEFVEWYRSYY
- a CDS encoding AlbA family DNA-binding domain-containing protein, yielding MFYEQVQPQKLKSFLTNPTHESLENLLLNNTGETDFLDFKMKWIEITKLAKHMLAIANSGGGCILFGVSQPEDGKVLLEGVPDEEFLDKADIDNKLDNYLPKWLKYRTEDFIYNDRANKEVRNKKFQVLIIEYDPKYVPYTSIVSRGELRYGAIYVRQGTKSIEASNEKLVEMILRKVQSGGSSAAELSLQEHLMQLRLLYYEQNKVVEDDYSRFIKRAIKEKQRRIEEILDIHSVNDDQLH